In the genome of uncultured Sphaerochaeta sp., the window AGAAGAAATCTCATGCATAGGAATTCGATTCACTCTTGTTGAAATGAATCCTGAAGATAGTACCAAAACTTTCACTTTGTTGATTCCCAGCTCGGAGGTTAGTTTCTCTTTGATTAGGTCATATGTATCCATTGCTTGGAGCTCAAGTGTGCCAGTGATGAAGGATGAGTGAGTTTTTGTGGTGCTTTCTTCAAAAAATCGGAATGCTTGCATTGCAAGTCTTTCGATGTCAGAACCAGTTAATATGTGGGGTTCTATTGAATCCTGATAATCTGATGCGAACAAAGTTAGTGATTGGTCCGTCTCATCAAAGTCATATCCATAGAATAAGATTACTCCTCTCTTACTTGAGACTCCCTTCCAATAAAATAGTTGAGGATCTGAAATCATGGAGGATTCGGATAGATCTGCTATCACTGTTTTGACAAACTGAAGAGAAGGGCCTTCCCCAGAATCTAAAACATTTACTTTTACTTTCTGAATCAAATCGATGCGATATTCCAATACTTTCTTTTCAATAGTCATTTGTATAAATCCTTCAAATACGCCAGCTCTCGAGAGCTGCAACAATCAATGTATAGGTTATTGATTTCATCTGTGGAAGATGAATACTTCGATGAATTTTTGGAAAATCATCTGTCACCAGATAGCTATCGATATCCATCACGTCAAACCAATATTTGTCATCTGCCGCCATAACTGCATATCGAAATGTCACGAGCTTGTTTTCAAAATTGGATTTTACCAGTGGGAAGTTTGAAAGATCCTCATTTTTTATCATACTTACCAAAGACTTCACCGAAAGAGAATTTTCATTAGGAATATCGCATTTCTTAACCTTTATAATTTGTAGGAATCCTTTTGGTTCCATGCGATCTAACTGGCCAGCGGACGAAATTGATACGGTCATTGCAGAATGCTTTATTGTCTTAATTTCATACCAGCAATCGTTGAAGACAAAATCTTGCTCATCTCCGTCCGGCCCAGTCCAGGATGATATGACATCATCAGGAGATCGGCCTTGTGAAATCAGATTTCTAATTATTAAAAGCTCACCAAACAAGCCCTGATAGGCTTCTATGGACTGGCTGGAAGAATCTAGCATAGCCTTCCAAAGTATGAGTCGGTCGAGTACTACAGGAAGCAACTCATCTTCAGTATTTGCAGTTTCGGATGTTGAAATAAGATCTTGGCACAGAACAAGGAATGAAGGTGTTTGGTTTTCTTCTAAAAGAGTAAAATGAACTCGAGTATATCCATCATGCCCAATATCCTCATAACATTTTATGTTTCGCGAAGAGTAATTTTTTGATATCAAATTGAACCTTTTGGAAAGGCGAAGTACTACATCCCTGCAGTTCTTATCATCGAAACCGACATACCAATCCCATTTGCACATGAGTCCAAAAGAACCATATCTGTGCAGATCTTGAAAATTCTCAACTTTCTTTGAGTTCCACCAGGATGACAATTTGTCAAACAATGCTTCCGAATCAAACCTCACTTTCATCCTCCACATGCAGCTGTGCCTGAGCAACAGTATTCAAACGATATTCAAATTTTTTTTCTTGTATTGATTCTGCCCACTTAATCTTCGGAAATCCTACAGTAAGGGCCCAGATGGGTTTCCCTTCCATGAATAATTCATTCGAATTGAAATTTTTGGCAGGATGACGGCCTATGTTAAGAGGATAAAGCAACAAGATAGGTTTTCGTTCTGATACTAGATATGCTTTATTATCTGAATTAGACAGATAGCCGTTCATATCTTTCTTTACATCCCGAATCTGAGTAGAGGACAGACCTATTTTAAAATCGCCACTAGAAATAACTGTTACATGGTGTCCATTAACGAATATGTACTCTCCATTCTCAACTCCTGAACGATAACTAAGATTTACAGTACTGATATCTCCACTGGTTTTTACATCAATTGCTCCATTTTCATCTTTCTTAAGAGATACTACTGCAACATCCCAGAAAGCCTCTTCATAATCGTTTGCGATATATGACGCGAGCTCTGATAATTTGAATCCTTGGTTAACAATTCCAGCAGAAAATTTTCTCAATAGTGATACAACTGCTTCTTTCTTAATCCCCTGCCAAAGGCAATTATGAGATGCATTAAAAGCGCTTGCGTTGTTAACAGGTGCATTAAGGCCGCGAATGAAATTCTTAATAAGGAGGGTGTTTCTTTCATTCTTTATAGGGTCTTTTGGAAGACGGGCTGTTGAGAAAAATTCTCCTGAGATAGAAACGGCTTCCGGTGGATTTTTGGCGACCAAAGTATTTTGCATCTTACTCAACGCAGTAATGATGAGCTTTGTATCTGGCATTTGCATAACAGCAAGGCCAAAATCTGAAGGCTTTCTGTTCTTATCTTTATGCATCTCAATAATCTGACGCTCTAGATCTTGAGTGGCTTCCGTTATAAAAGTGTACCAATCAATTGAATCTTCCGCCATCCAAACTTTAAAAATCTCAATGTAGCTATTTCGATATCCAAACCATCTTCCCATCTGCAATAGAGTATCATAAGCTAGAGAATTACGATAAATGTAGCTTACAAGCAACCCTTCTAAGGTCAATCCTCTTGATAGGCAAAACCCACCGATTGCAATAACTCTATCACCATCCGAATATGCATCATAATCAAGACTCTCATCACCTCTTTTGGTATTTACTACTACTGTGTGAACCTTAGGAATGGTTTCCAATAAATGCGAGCTGAATTCATTCCAAGATAGCATTACCTTATGTTCGATATCGTATTCTTTCCATATTCTGAATAACTCATGGAATTCCCCACTCAAAGCATTGGTGGCATAGTTTGGAGAACCTGCATACATCGAGATGGCTGGTTTTAATTCATTTTCCAGCCATTCTTGTACAACGTCATAGAGTTCTTGTTGCCGCTTAATAAAGCGAGTAACGTTTATCATCATTGTTCGATGCTTGTTAACGCCAGGAAGAAAATCCATAGCATTCTGGGCAACGAGAAAATATCTTATAGCTTTGATCATGGAGGTTGGCAAATCATCAAATTCTTTAATGGCAAAATTCACAAAATCCTTTTTCTTTGATTTCGCATTCAGATTCTTATGCCCAAAACAATAGGTATTCCTCATTTCAGAATTCTTAATGGGAACAATAACTTCTGGATGTTCACCACACCTGCTTCCAAACATTCGATCTGCTCCGTAATAGGTAACAGGAGGAGAGATCAGGAAAATATAATCTGATGGAAACAAATCTTTCTTATTGTCAGCATTAATAAAAATATTGGCATAGGGCGTAGCTGTAACAGCTAAATATGAAGGTCGAGCAAAAATGCTTAGCAACTTATTTATTCCAGCATTAATTGCTGTTGGGTTTTCCTCTTTCGAATGAGTATTTACAGACGCATAATCAGCTTCATCATCAACAATTAATAATGACATGTTTATTAATCCATCGACCTTCTGCATTGATTCCTCAAAGCTTTTTGCTAAAAGTTCTAGCACTGTTTTGTTCTTCTTAATAACGAATAACGCAATTGAATTTTGTGTGTATCCAACAGTCATAGTTTGGAATGCACTACTATTAAAGTCCTTCAAAGCAGAAGTTAAGGACAGTGGCCTTTGTATTGGGTCTGAAGTTGGAATATTTTCAACACTAATAAACGTAGTTTTTAGTTTTGCTTTTGTATATCCAACGAATTCCTGATCAAGCCGAAACTGTGTTTGAATACGGAGTTTTTCTGTACCGCCGGCGAGTACAACAATGACTTGGTAACCAATATCTGCTGCACGATTAATTACCGCAGTATAGTTTGCAGTTTTTCCTGCTTGTACTTCACCAATAAGAAGTCCTTTTCTGGGAATAGACCATTTCCCTTCAATACGAGGATTCCCCAGCAATGTAGTTACTTCTAAACTTGTCCTATTTAGTTCATTGATAGTTTCTTCTGACCAATGTTTGATTCTTTTCAGATATTCAAAATATCTATCAGAACGAAGAAATTGAAAATTTGATTTTGCAAGCCATTCTTCATCAAAATCTTCAGTCCTATCAATAAGAGCTACAGAAGGGGCCATATCGAAAAGAATTTCATCAAACAATTCACGTTCTATAAATTCTCTTTCAAGTTCAGTTTCCTTTGGAAAACCGAAACTGTACCGTACAGAACCAAAAAAAATATCAGTGGCATTGAGCAATTCTTGTTTATTCTTTGGTTGTTTCCTTTTGCAAAACAACAATGCAGTGGTCTTCATATCTCGTAGCGTCATGTCGTCCATTTTCTACTTCCTTAGCTTCTTCAGCACTTCAGGGTATACTGAAAAAAGTTCCGTCTTTTTTAAATCTTCAAGAGTAAACCCAGCGGAAAGCAGAGTTAGTGCCCTACTTGAAATATCATCATCTGAATACATATCACATTCAATCTCATTTTCAATTGTGATGTCCTTTTGTAAATCGACCTGCATTTGCCCAACAGGGAAAAATGTAGCAATATCTTTCAGAATTCCTCTAAAAGATTTTTTTTGTGAATCAGACAATTGATTAAGAAAACACTTCAATTGTGGATGTTCCACATTCACTTCATATTTCACTCCATTAGGTGTACTCATTCGATTCCAATAAGGCACCAGATCTTTTCTTCTGCGTGAAACACGTTTTGAGAAGGTCTGTATACTCAATTCCAAATTGTGATCCAGAATACTCTTAAGTTCTCTCCTAATAGCAGCGGGTGGTGTTGCCGTGGATTTTTTTATATCAAGCGACCATTCATGGT includes:
- a CDS encoding PD-(D/E)XK motif protein: MKVRFDSEALFDKLSSWWNSKKVENFQDLHRYGSFGLMCKWDWYVGFDDKNCRDVVLRLSKRFNLISKNYSSRNIKCYEDIGHDGYTRVHFTLLEENQTPSFLVLCQDLISTSETANTEDELLPVVLDRLILWKAMLDSSSQSIEAYQGLFGELLIIRNLISQGRSPDDVISSWTGPDGDEQDFVFNDCWYEIKTIKHSAMTVSISSAGQLDRMEPKGFLQIIKVKKCDIPNENSLSVKSLVSMIKNEDLSNFPLVKSNFENKLVTFRYAVMAADDKYWFDVMDIDSYLVTDDFPKIHRSIHLPQMKSITYTLIVAALESWRI
- a CDS encoding Z1 domain-containing protein; this encodes MDDMTLRDMKTTALLFCKRKQPKNKQELLNATDIFFGSVRYSFGFPKETELEREFIERELFDEILFDMAPSVALIDRTEDFDEEWLAKSNFQFLRSDRYFEYLKRIKHWSEETINELNRTSLEVTTLLGNPRIEGKWSIPRKGLLIGEVQAGKTANYTAVINRAADIGYQVIVVLAGGTEKLRIQTQFRLDQEFVGYTKAKLKTTFISVENIPTSDPIQRPLSLTSALKDFNSSAFQTMTVGYTQNSIALFVIKKNKTVLELLAKSFEESMQKVDGLINMSLLIVDDEADYASVNTHSKEENPTAINAGINKLLSIFARPSYLAVTATPYANIFINADNKKDLFPSDYIFLISPPVTYYGADRMFGSRCGEHPEVIVPIKNSEMRNTYCFGHKNLNAKSKKKDFVNFAIKEFDDLPTSMIKAIRYFLVAQNAMDFLPGVNKHRTMMINVTRFIKRQQELYDVVQEWLENELKPAISMYAGSPNYATNALSGEFHELFRIWKEYDIEHKVMLSWNEFSSHLLETIPKVHTVVVNTKRGDESLDYDAYSDGDRVIAIGGFCLSRGLTLEGLLVSYIYRNSLAYDTLLQMGRWFGYRNSYIEIFKVWMAEDSIDWYTFITEATQDLERQIIEMHKDKNRKPSDFGLAVMQMPDTKLIITALSKMQNTLVAKNPPEAVSISGEFFSTARLPKDPIKNERNTLLIKNFIRGLNAPVNNASAFNASHNCLWQGIKKEAVVSLLRKFSAGIVNQGFKLSELASYIANDYEEAFWDVAVVSLKKDENGAIDVKTSGDISTVNLSYRSGVENGEYIFVNGHHVTVISSGDFKIGLSSTQIRDVKKDMNGYLSNSDNKAYLVSERKPILLLYPLNIGRHPAKNFNSNELFMEGKPIWALTVGFPKIKWAESIQEKKFEYRLNTVAQAQLHVEDESEV